The genomic stretch AATCCCCGTCATCGGAGGGATACTTTCGGGGGAACGCCCTTCGGTGTATACCGCCTGGGGCCTAACCCTCCTGGCCGCCCTGATCATCGGCAGGACCCGGGTGGGCCTGCGGCTGCGGGCATCGGGGCTGTCGACAATGGCGGCGGCGGAACGGGGAATACGGCCCCAGCGCTACCGGGAAGGCGCCTGGGCAGCAGCGGCCTTTCTCGCAGCCCTGGCCGGAGCAGCCCTGACTTTCCGGGTTGGCGCCTACGCCCCCGGCGGGGTAGCCGGCCGGGGTTGGATATGCCTGGCCGCAGTGTTTCTGGGTTTCCGCCATGTGTGGGGGGTTGCCATCGCAGCCCTGGTATTTGCCCTGGCGGAACGCATCGGCCTGGGGGCTCAGTTTTTCGGAACCCTGCCCGCCACGGTATTTCTGGGACTTCCCTCTGCGCTGGCCCTTGTGTTATATACCCTTTCCAACTTCATCAATAGGATCAAAAAAACCCCGCTGCCCGGCGGGGTTTCTCGGGATTAAAACGCTTCTGTTAAAATTATAAAGAAACCCCTAAGGTAATGCCTGCGTTAAGACCGGTTCCATCCCCGAAGTACAGGGTAACAGGAATATCAAGAATAACCGGCCCTATCTTAAACCCAATACCGGTCATAAGTTTTGGGTTGAAAAAAGTTGGGGCCACATCCCCGCCTCCGGATACGCTGAGTGTTCCGGGTGTTGACTGCTTAATACCGGTACCGGGAGCTACCTCTTCCAAGGTAACATCACTGCTTAGCTTAAGGTTCATATCGTTTCCCCCAAAAGCAATATCCACCCCTACTCCCAGGGCGATATTTAGGAACGAAAGAAGGTGGACGGCGGTAGTAGCCTCCAGGGGTATGGTAACGGTATTGGTGGTCATATCAAAGACAAGCTTCGGATCAATGTTAATATAACCGCCATTAACAGTCACACCTGAAACCGATACCTGCCCTATTGCTTGGCGGTCTACGTCTATATCCATGCTATAATTTAACTTGGTATTCTGATATATCAACCCGGTTCCCAGGGAGAGACCCCGCCACTTGAGCAAGAAGGGAACAATGGTTAGCTCCTTCAGCAGCTGATAGTTACCCACCACCCCGAGGGACAGGGTGTTAAAACCAAAGCCATCAATAAGATTATCATCCAGCTTAAACATACCGAACCTGAACCCAAGGTCAAGACCATCTAAAAGCCAGCGTGATGTATTAAGGTTAAACTGTCCGCTTATCGCCTGAATATTAAGCCCCAGGCTAAGATCCCCCTCATCTTCCAACTCGTCGGCAATACTATCAAAATAATCTCCAAGCCCACTAAGGCTCGATCCTATCTTAACGCCCACCGTGGAGCCTATGGTAAAGGTAAAGAGATCGGGTTCCCCATAGCCCCGCTGGGTGGCCCCATGGCTGGCAAATACCGATGCATCCGCAAAACCTTTTATGAGTTTCTCGGGCTTTGGGTCTATTTTTTCGACCTCCTCGTTAAGATCATCTAATGCATCATTCCAAGATTCTTTGATTTGACTATTCAATGCACCAACAATAGCCGCATATTGTCCCGGTCCGGTGACCTTCGGCTCCGTACCTTTGATTTCAAGGGCAAAAACCCCCACCCCAATAAAAGTAAAAAGAACAAAAACCACGACAAATTTTCCAAAATACTTCACCCTATCCTCCTTAAATATTGTATATACATGTCGATCAGACTCTTAGAACCCAAATTTCAGTCCAACAGTAACTTCCGCTCCGCCTAACTGATAACTCTTAAGATAATCCTGGGATTTTAATCCGGCCGTAATATCAAATTCGAAGACCCGCGCATCAACAGCAAATCCCAGTTTATGCCGCCAGTATCCCTCTTCCACGCCGGTACCCAGGGTAACAAAGAGAATACGAGCCACGTTCAGCTGAGCCTCAAGGGCGCCGTTAAAATACGCTTCCTCGCTGGGATTCAGAACGGTAAACCCAATGCTCGGCTTAATAGTCAGGAAGTCCCTTCTGAAGGGCCGGTACAGAACATAAAAATCAAAGCGCAGGGGACGTACCACAAACCGGTCGTCAATTGCTTCGCCATCCTCCGTTGTAATTTCTCCGATATCGCCAATCCCATCAAAAAGACTTTGGTCTTTCTTATCTATCATTATACCGTTGACTTTAAACTTCTTACCATTAGCTAATTTGGCGGGAACAATAGGAATATGACTAATCGTGCCCCCCACATCAATAATAGGGAAGAGCGCATATTCACCGTTCA from Treponema primitia ZAS-1 encodes the following:
- a CDS encoding Lsa36 family surface (lipo)protein is translated as MKYFGKFVVVFVLFTFIGVGVFALEIKGTEPKVTGPGQYAAIVGALNSQIKESWNDALDDLNEEVEKIDPKPEKLIKGFADASVFASHGATQRGYGEPDLFTFTIGSTVGVKIGSSLSGLGDYFDSIADELEDEGDLSLGLNIQAISGQFNLNTSRWLLDGLDLGFRFGMFKLDDNLIDGFGFNTLSLGVVGNYQLLKELTIVPFLLKWRGLSLGTGLIYQNTKLNYSMDIDVDRQAIGQVSVSGVTVNGGYINIDPKLVFDMTTNTVTIPLEATTAVHLLSFLNIALGVGVDIAFGGNDMNLKLSSDVTLEEVAPGTGIKQSTPGTLSVSGGGDVAPTFFNPKLMTGIGFKIGPVILDIPVTLYFGDGTGLNAGITLGVSL
- a CDS encoding ABC transporter permease — its product is MTGLFSAEMIRSLLSSAAPLMMGSLGALFTELSGTLGIFIEGFMTLGSFFSWIFAGWTGSAAAGIILTAVLAGLAGGGLSRFVHATGADPFIAGLALNLAAVGITDSLSIIWFGTKGVLRNPNIPVPGPVTISLLERIPVIGGILSGERPSVYTAWGLTLLAALIIGRTRVGLRLRASGLSTMAAAERGIRPQRYREGAWAAAAFLAALAGAALTFRVGAYAPGGVAGRGWICLAAVFLGFRHVWGVAIAALVFALAERIGLGAQFFGTLPATVFLGLPSALALVLYTLSNFINRIKKTPLPGGVSRD